The DNA window TGGCCATGGTGCCCAGCCACAGCAGAACGTGGACCCGGTAATTATTACCGCGCATATTCTTACCGCATTACAGCAGGTGGTAAGCCGCTTTGCGGATCCAAAGAGTCCGTCGGTACTGTCCTTTGGTAAGGTTATCGCTAATGGTGCCACTAACGTTATTCCTAACGAGGTATACCTTGAGGGTACTTTTCGCACCATGGATGAGAAATGGCGCGGTGAGGCACATATCAAAATGAAAAAGATGGCTGAAGGTATTGCCGAAAGCATGGGTGGTAGTTGCGAGTTCAATATCATGAAAGGCTATCCCTTCCTGATAAATGAAGAAAAGCTTACCGCAGCAACACGTGGCCATGCCGAAGATTACCTGGGTAAAGAGAACGTGCTCGACCTGGATATATGGATGGCTGCCGAAGATTTTGCGTACTACTCACAAGCTGCAGACAGCTGCTTTTACAGGTTAGGTACGCGTAATGAAGAGCGTGGCATCACTTCATCGGTACATACACCAACCTTTGATGTAGAAGAAGACGCTTTTAAAATAAGTACCGGCTTGATGGCCTACCTGGCACTAAAGCAGTTGGGTAATTGATTTCAAATCCCTCCTCAAAGAGGGATTTAAACTTTCATGAACAAAAGTAAACTCCTCTTCTCTTTCTGCTTTATCCTTTCCGCTCTTAGCTTAAAAGCTCAGCAGATTAAGCGTTATAACCCCGATACGATACGAACAATCGTAATTGATACCGCGGTAGCAAACATCCGCTCTCATAGGTTAAATGCGCAGGACTTTATTGATGCCGTATTGGCTGACACCAGCTTTTACAAAGCCTTTCAGAATATGAAGCGGTACAGCTTTGTTGCCGAAAACCGCATTTACACCTATGATAAGCACAACAAAGTAAACGGACGCATTTACCGCAAGATACAGCACAGTAACGAAGCCGGCCGTAATAAGATAACCTATTTGGCCAAACAGGATACAGGCAGCGTTTACAAGAAAAACGGCAAGTATCAATTGTATACTGTAGAAATGTTCGATTACATTTTCGGGAATGCTTACAGTTCTGATTTCGGCAGGACCGGCGGCTTGCCTGGCGATGCCAAAGGCAAAAATGCAGGCTACAAAGCCAAGTTAAAGCAGCTCATTTTTACTCCCGGAAGGAAGATTACAGGTATCCCGTTCCTAAGTAGTAAGACGGAGATCTTTGGTCCGGACCTTCGTGACTATTACCTGTACCAGTTTGCAAGAGGGACTTATCTGGACAGTATTCCTGTATATCGTTTCCGCGTGGTAAGAAAGCCCAGCACGGCTGATGGCGACACAATGATCAAGGAAATGACCACCATCTTTGATGCACGCGATTTTCAGATACTTGGCCGGTATGTAGACATGAAGTATAGTAATATGCTGTTCGACTTTAATGTACAGATGAACATCGAACTAAACCGCTTTGGTGGAGAATTGCTGCCAACAAAAGTTACCTACCAGGGGAACTGGGACGTGCCGCTGCACGCAGAGGAACGCGCCAGCTTTCTGATCGTGCAGAAGGGGTATACTCAAGCCCCCTAACCCCCTAAAGGGGGAACAGAAAGAATCAGGACAACAAGAGTCAGGAGTCAAGATTTAAAGCAAAAGGCCGGAATTACTTGATAATTCCGGCCTTCACATTTTATTTTTCTTAATCTTGATTCTTGGCTCTAGAGGTCCTGAATCTCAGTTAAAACTCCGCGTTCTTCGGGAACCTTGGGAAAGGTATTACATCGCGTATGTTACCCATGCCGGTAACAAATAGTACCAAACGCTCAAACCCTAAACCAAAGCCTGCATGCGGACAAGCGCCAAACCGGCGGGTGTCCAGGTACCACCAAAGCTCCTCTTTAGGTATGCCCATTTCATCCATACGTTTTTCTAAACGGTCCAGTCGCTCCTCACGTTGCGATCCGCCCACTATCTCACCAATTCCAGGGAACAATATGTCCATAGCACGTACGGTCTCACGGCCTTGTGCATCCGGCTCGTTCTGGCGCATGTAAAATGCTTTAATTTCTTTCGGATAATCGGTAAGGATAACCGGCTTTTTAAAATGCTTCTCTACCAGGTAGCGCTCATGTTCCGACTGTAGATCGGTACCCCAACCCTCCACCCGGTACTGGAACTTCTTTTTCTTGTTAGGCGTCGACTCGCGCAATATCTCAATGGCCTCTGTATAGGTAAGGCGCTCAAAATCGTTATCCAAGCAAAACTGCAGTTTATCAAGCAGGCTCAGTTCCGAGCGCTCATTTTGCGGCTTTTGTTTCTCTTCATCAGCAAGGCGCTGGTTCAGGAACTCCAGGTCCTCGCTGTTCTTTTCCAGGGCAACCTTAATAACGTACTTTAGTAAACCTTCTGCAAGGTCCATGTTGTCGTGCAGGTCGTAAAAAGCCATTTCCGGCTCTATCATCCAAAATTCTGCAAGGTGGCGTGTAGTATTGGAGTTTTCCGCACGGAAGGTTGGTCCGAATGTATAAATATCGCTTAGTGCCATAGCGCCAAGCTCGCCTTCCAACTGTCCGGATACAGTAAGGTTGGTAGCACGCCCAAAAAAGTCCTGTGTGTAATCGACGTGACTGGATTTGGATACTCTCAATTCTTTCCTAACAAATCTTATGTTATAAAAGCAAAATCCTAAATGCGGGTAGTCGGATAATGTATATTCTCTTGTTAATTTGTATTTGGATATATTTTTATTAACGCTCTCCAATAGCCAATTGGGAAGATAGACCCCATCTTTTGCATTAGGCACTCCCCAAAAACCGTTTCTTTTTACACTTAAGTAAAATTTCTTAATCAACGGAGAGAGTCTAACCAATTCAAAGTTATCCGCTAAGATATCTAGAGTGTGTTCATCAGCTACTATCAAACCTTTAAAGTCTATTTTTGACACTTCTAAGCCTAACATTTCAGGATTAAGCGCTTTAAGTATAGAATCAATTTCCTTGTATTCGTTAAGTAGATTATGCTCCTTAACAAAGGTGATTAGCTTGTTAAAATATAATTCTTTAGCAGCTTCAAATTTTTCACTTTTCAATGGTACCTTGCCAAGGTCAAAGTTGGTTACATGGAATGTCTCGCCCGCACCTTCAGCATCAGATGCTGTAATTACAGGCGTATGCAGGTATACAAATCCTTTTTCCTGGAAGAATTGGTGAACGGCAAAGGCCAGTGTGTTGCGTACACGGAATATTGCCCCAAAGGTGCTGGTGCGGAAACGCAGGTGCGCAATCTCGCGCAGGAACTCCAGGCTATGTTTTTTAGGCTGAAGCGGATATTTTTCAGGATCGCTGTCGCCCAGTATTTCTATTGTTTCGGCAGTAACTTCCACACTTTGGCCCTGGCCTAATGATGGTACCAGTTTACCGGTTATAGCCACAGCAGCACCAACAGTAATGCGCTTAAGTACAGCAGGGTCTTCTTTCTCAAAATCAACAACAACCTGTAAGTTGCTATTGGTAGAGCCATCATTTAAAGCAATAAAACGATTGGAGCGGAATGCTCTTACCCATCCTTTTACGGTTACATCAATGCCGGTTTCCTGGCTTTGCAGTAGTGCTTTAATTTTTGTGCGTTGGCTCATATAATATTTCTTTTGAGCGCCAAAAATACGATAAATTGATGGTTGTCTGAACTTGAATTTGTGGAAATGTCTGAATCAGAATTCACAGTATCGGAGAATTTTCAGAATGTCTGAACTAATTAAACTACTACTAGGAGCCGGTATTGTATTAATTTTTAAATTCTTTATTTGATTCAGGCAACTTACCATATGATATAATCCATCCTGTAAATTCTCTAATTCTGAAAATCCTGATCCAGAAATGTAAGTTTGCTCCCGCAAACCGTTATGAACCCAAAGCTCAGCCTTGTAATTGGCATTCTGTGTATATCTTTCTCGCCCATCTTTGTAAAGTTGGCAGGTGTATCGCCCGTCGGACTGGCATTTTACAGGGTGTTTTTTGCATGGATATGCCTGGTGCCTTATTGCATCATCAAAAACAAGCTCAAGATAGAACGGAAGCAGCTAATAATAGCGGTACTTGCCGGGATAGTATTCGCGTCAGACATTGCAGTGTGGAACATCTCGCTGCTAAAGATCAGCGCAACCGTATCTACTTTGCTGGCTAACCTTGCGCCTGTTTGGGTTGGCCTGCTGAGTTTTCTCATCTTGCGCAAGCGCTCGGGCTTAATGTTCTGGATGGGTACCTTCGTAGCAATTGCGGGTATGGTAGTGCTGGTTGGTTACAATCATATACTTCACCTTGAGTTTAATATCGGTATTGTGCTTGCCCTGCTGGCCAGTTTTTTTTATGCCACTTATATCATGATCACCAAGAATATAATGGGAGGCATAGATGTGTTTACTTTTATGTTTTACAGCATGCTGAGCTCAGGTATTACCCTGCTCATCATCAGCGCATTTTTAGGTAACGATCTGGTTCATTTCTCACTTAAAGTATGGTTGTGTTTTGTGGGTATGGGAATCATTTGCCAGTTAATTGGCTGGCTCACCATAAATTACTCGTTAAGATATCTCGAGTCTACCAAGGTGGCTATTGCATTGTTGAGCCAAACCGTTTTTACCGGCTTACTGGCAGGTGGCTTGCTCAACGAGCATTTGTCGGCTAACGAGATTATCGGCAGCATCATTGTACTGATTGGAATTGGGATTACGTTTATTAAGCAGCGCACGCTATCTGCGTAAACAGATACTTTCCAATATTTTCATATCTTTAAACGAAAGGTATCTCTTACTTTTGTATCCGCCCATTTTCTAACTGAATGATAACGAAGCCCACCATAGACCGTATAATGGAAGCCACAGATATTGTGGAGGTGATAGGCGAGTTTGTACAGTTAAAAAAACGTGGTGCTAATTACGTAGGCCTGTCACCCTTCGCCAATGAACGGACGCCATCGTTCACGGTATCACCGGCTAAGGGTATCTTCAAAGATTTTTCATCGGGTAAAGGCGGCAGTGCTGTTACCTTTCTGATGGAGCTGGAAAAGTTTACCTATCCCGAAGCGCTCAAATGGCTGGCAAAAAAATACGGGATTGAAGTAGAAGAGACTGTAGAGAACAAGGAGGACCGCGAAGAAGATAACCGCCGCGAGAGCCTCATGATCGTGTCCGGCTATGCCGCTAAGTTCTTTCACGAGAGTTTACTGGATACCGAAGAGGGGCAGAACATTGGCCTTAGTTATTTTAAAGAACGTGGGTTCACCAACGAGACCATCAGGAAGTTTGAACTGGGTTACTCGCCGGATCAGTGGGAAGCGTTCAGCGCTCAGGCTGTTAAAGAAGGCTACCAGGAAGAGTTTTTAGTGGAAAGCGGGCTATCTGTAAAGCGCGACAACGGTAGCCTGTACGACCGTTATCGCGGCCGGGTAATGTTTCCTATACATAGCTTTACAGGGCGCGTTATTGCGTTTGGCGGCCGTACACTCAAGACAGACAAGAACGTACCTAAATACGTTAACTCGCCAGAGTCGGAAATTTACCATAAATCAAACATTTTATACGGGCTATACTTTGCAAAGAAAGCCATTAGGGAGCAGGATAACTGCTACCTGGTAGAAGGTTATGCTGATGTATTATCGGTACACCAGGCCGGTATAGAGAACGTGGTAGCCTCGTCTGGCACCTCGCTTACTGTTGAACAGGTAAAGCTGATCAGCAGGTTTACCAAGAACATCACTATCCTTTATGACGGCGACGCGGCGGGTATCAAGGCTTCCCTGCGCGGGCTAGATCTGATTTTGGAAGAAGGCCTCAACGTAAAGGTGGTATTGTTTCCTGATGGGCACGATCCCGATTCCTATGTGCGGAAGATGGGGACGGCGGCTTTTAAAAAGCACATCGACGAAAAGAAGAAAGACTTTATACTCTTCAAGACCGATATCCTGCTTAAGGAAGCCGGTAATGACCCTATAAAAAAGGCCGACATCATCCGTGATGTGGTGGAAAGTATTGCCAAGATACCTGATTCTATCAAAGCATCTGTATTCATTAAAGAATGCAGCCATATTATGCAGATAGATGAGCGCGCGTTGTTGTCTGAACTGAACAAGATGCGGCTGGCGAAGGCTAAAAAAGGGGAGCAGCAACAGCAGCCGCGCCCGGTACCGGACGAGCCCCAGTTTTTTGACGAACCGCAGGAAAAGAAGATAAAGGAAAGCGACACGCAGGAAAAAGAGATTGTTCGTTTGCTGCTGTTGTATGGTAACCGGATGATAGATTGGGATGGCATTGCAAATACCTACATAGGGCCGTTCATGATAGCGGAGCTAAGCGATGTAGAGTTTGACCAACCGGCCTGCAAGCAGTTTGTCGATATATACCGGGAAGAGCTGGAGAAGGGCGTGCTGCCTGAAGAGCAGCAATTTATACATTATCCGGATAAGGAAATTGTGGACCTTGTGGTGACCTCTATTGCCACTAAATACATGCTGAGCGAGAACTGGTATGAGATGCACAAAATATTAGTGACTGACGAGACGGCTAATATGAAGGCTACGATCCTGGGCGCTATATTTCACCTTAAAAAGCATAAGGTCGCTAAAATATTGGAAAACTTGCGTGGCGAACTGCAGAAAGCTACCAGCGATGCTGACCAGGACATACTGCTGAACCAGTACATGCACATGAAAAAGGTAGAAAAGCACATATCCGATTACCTGGGCTCTGTTATCCTAAAATAATGGCTACCCACAACGACCTTGGCCGCAGGGGAGAAGCCCTTGCCAAAGCACACCTGGAAGCTTCTGGCTACGAGATAATGGATGAGAACTGGACCTTTGGCAAAGCTGAAGTCGATCTAATAGCTTACAAAGACCGTAACATTATTTTTGTTGAAGTAAAAGCCCGCAGCGGTACCGGCTTTGGCCAACCGGAAGATTTTGTCGACGCACGCAAGCAGCGACTGCTTGTAGAAGCTGCCGACGAGTACATTTACCTCATGAACCACCAGGGCGAAGTGCGGTTTGATATAATATCCGTACTTTTCGACCGTAATAACAACTATAAACTTAAACACATTGAAGATGCCTTTTGGCCATCTGCTATATGAACATGAATAAGCGACTACTCTATTTACTGGCCATAGCCCTGTTTGCTGCTGGCTGCAATGGCTGCAAAAGCAACAAAAGCGAAGAAGGCCAGGATATAACCATCACCCCCGAAGCGGGAACTACTTACAAGGCAGGAGATGCGGTAAACATCAGCGTAAAATACCCTGCTGAGGTAAAACCCGATTCTGTTGTATACTTAATGGACGACAAGCGCATTGGCAGTGTCAAGGATTCATCTGCAGTGCAGCTTAAAACAGATACCCTGGTGCTGGGGGCGCGCGTAATTACCGCCAAGGTTTACCAGTCAGGCAAAAGCCAGGATGTAACAACCAATATCGTATTGCTGGCGGCAAAAGCACCTGAAGAGCTGGCCTTTACAGTAGAAAAGGTTTTTCCGCATGATACATCATCTTACACCGAAGGTTTACTTTACCAGGATGGTGTGCTTTATGAAAGCGATGGCGGCCGTGTGGCTGAAGGCAGTGGTCAGTCCAGCTTGAGGAAGGTTGACCTTGCTACCGGAAAAGTATTGAAGAAAGTGGATATCGACCCCACCATCTTTGCGGAAGGGATTGCTATTGTAGGTGATAAAATTATTCAGCTTACGTACACCGAACGAAAAGGATTTGTTTACAACAAGAACACCTTTGCGCTGGAAAACACCTTCACCAACAACGTAGGTATAGAAGGATGGGGCTTGTGCTTTGATGGGCAAAAGCTGTATATGGATGATAAGACCAACCGTATCTTCTTTTTAGATAAAGATGATTATCATCAGACAGGGTTTATTGACGTTTACGACGACAAAGGTCCGATTAACCAGGTGAACGAGCTGGAATATATAGACGGCAAGCTATACGCTAATGTATACGAAACAGACGAAATTATTGTAATAGATCCTAAAACCGGGGCGGTTTTACAGCGTGCAGGTATGGTAAGCCTTTATCCAAACCGTAACCCGGGCGCCGACTACTTTAATGGCATAGCTTATGACAAAGCAACCGGCCGCATCTTCGTCACCGGTAAAAAATGGGATAAGCTGTTCCAGGTAAAATTTACTAAGAGATAGCCCCGGGGCAGATCACAGGTCCAGTCCCGGGCGGTCTTCCATCGGGATCTCTATTTCTTTAGGAGCAGGTTTATAAGGATTGATCCACCATTTAGGGTCATAGATGATTACAGCTATTGCCATAAGCAAGTATATCGCGCTGGCAGCAGTCCATGCGTTTAGTATGTCGTGCTCCTGTCCTGTTCCTAGCCTGCCTTCAAAAAAAGCTTCGGGAAAGTTAACTGCTGCGTGTGCAACGGCTAAAACAAACACGTTACCATTTACATGATGCCAAAAACGTGTAAGAATTATTGATAATGCCAGGCACGCCATTAGGAAAGGAATAACAACGCGGTACCCTGATAATAATACAGGTAAATGCCATATTGCCCAAATAGCAAAAACAATCAGCGTTGCTTTTGCGGGTGTGCTGTCCTTAATTAAGCGGGGTAACAGCCATCCGCGCCAGCCAAGCTCTTCGCCAATGCCTATCAAGAGTACTGCGCCTAACAGATGCAGTACCAGTAACAACGGGCTGCTGGCGGTTATCAGTACTATGATACTCGGGAAGCTGGAACCTGCGATGATAAACGAAATCATTGTTACAACAAAGCCGCCGGATAGGAGCGCCAGCCACCAAATAATGTGCTCAGTATCGGGCAAAACTTTCTTTAGCAAGGCCCTAAGCTCACCGTTTTCATTATCAGCGCTGGTTACAATTACAGCTGCAAGTGCAGGTGCGAATACTACGAATATTTTGGAAAGGTAATTTAACCCGATTTCTGATCCTTCCAGTGCTTTGTTCAGTACATAGAGCTTCAGCGGCAACCCAACAAGGTAGCTTATAGCAAAGGTGAGCACAACAAATGCGGCTACAGGATACTTATTTATAGCGGACTTCACTTAGGGAAATTACGCCGTAAAGGTATTAATTGTTTGCAATTGTTAGAGTTGTTGTTCAGGTAACTTTGTTGTGCTTATTACGGTATTCAGTTGGGGATAAACCCGTTATCTTTTTAAAATTGTTACGGAACGCTTTGGTATTAGGGCATGTGTCCGCCGGCAATCCTGTCAGCGTCATTGCGAGGTTAGATAGTTGAACATAAAATTTATTTATAATTCGGAAACGTTTATAACTTGATGCATGGTTTTTCAACGCGGAGGTCACGTTTATATATTAGCTAATAAATACAATTCGGTGCTGTATATTGGTGTCACTTCAGAACTTATCAGCCGAGTATGGCAGCACAAGAACAAGTCAAATCCCGGTAGTTTTACATCAAAGTACAATTGTAATAAGTTAGTTTACTATGCAGGCTTTAACCACATAGAAGAAGCGATTGCCGAAGAAAAGCGACTAAAAGGGAGTAACCGCGAGTACAAGCGAAGGCTCATATCTGAATTCAATTCCGAGTGGAAAGATCTTTATCAGGGCTTAATTGATGAGTAAGAGTTCGTCAAAAACAACAAACCGCGTCATTGCGAGGTACGAAGCAATCTCCAAACTATTCATAGCACATATTCATACGCGAACTTTCCTAGCGGTGAGATTGCTTCGTACCTCGCAATGACGTAGAGAGTACACAAGCTTAATAAAGGGTATACAGAGTCCTTGTCAATTGCAGCTTCGACAAACTCGTCATTGCGAGGAACGAAGCAGTCTCCCAACTATTCATAGCACACATCTATACGCGAACTCTCCTGGGGGTGAGATTGCTTCGTTCCTCGCAGTGACGCAGAGAGTTACACGAGCTTAATAAAGAGTGTTCAGCGTCCTCGTCAACTGCAGCTGCGACAAAGTCGTCATTGCGAGGTGCGAAGCAATCTCCGAACTATGATAGCAAACATCCATACATGTCCATTTCTGACGGTGAGATTGCTTCGTTCCTCGCAATGACGTAAAGGGATTATAGCAATGCTTAGTTAATATGTACAAACCTGTCAAATCGCATACCGCGTGATCCTGATAGGATTACCTCCAGGCTTTATACTGATTGATCAATCCATTAGTGCTGGAATCATGTGAGCTGATCTCTTCACTGCCTTTAAGCTCAGGCAGTATCTTACCCGCTAATTGTTTGCCCAGTTCAACGCCCCATTGGTCAAAGCTGTAAATGTTCCAGATAATACCCTGTACAAATATCTTGTGTTCGTACATGGCAATCAGCGACCCTAAGGTGCGTGGCGTAATCTTTTTAACCAATATGGAGTTAGTTGGGCGGTTGCCTTCAAATACCTTAAATGGCGCTATCTTGGCTATCTCCTCGTCGCTCTTACCGGCTTTCTTTAGTTCATCAATTACCACTTCCTCTGTTTTGCCGTTCATTAGTGCCTCGGTTTGGGCAAAAAAGTTAGAGAGTAACATGTTATGATGTTCGCCGAGCGGGTTATGGCTTTGTGCTGGCGCTATAAAGTCGCATGGGATCAATTTTGTGCCCTGGTGTATCAGCTGGTAAAAGGCGTGCTGGCCGTTGGTACCCGGCTCTCCCCAGATGATAGGGCCGGTAGAGTAGTCCACCGGGTTCCCGGCACGGCTTACATATTTGCCGTTGCTTTCCATATCGCCCTGCTGAAAGTATGCTGCAAAGCGGTGCATGTACTGGTCGTAAGGCAGTATGGCCTCAGTTTCCGAATCAAAGAAGTTGTTATACCAAATGCCTACCAATGCAAGTATTGCAGGCAGGTTCTCCTCAAACTCTGTGCTTTTAAAGTGATTGTCCATGGCGTGTGCCCCGGCAAGCAGTTCCGTAAAGTTTTCAAAGCCTATGCTAAGCGCAATAGACAGGCCAATGGCGCTCCACAAAGAGTACCTTCCGCCTACCCAATCCCAAAACTCGAACATGTTTTTTGTGTCAATACCAAACTTGGCCACGCCTTCGGCATTGGTAGAGAGGGCTGCAAAGTGTTTAGCTACGTCCTCGTCTTTAGCACCGGCAGCTATGAACCAATCGCGCGCGCTGTGGGCGTTGCCCATAGTTTCCTGCGTAGTAAAAGTTTTTGAAGCAATAAGGAACAACGTGGTCTCCGGGTTAACACTTTTAAGTGTCTCTACTATATGCGTACCATCCACGTTTGATACAAAGTGCATTTTCAGGTGGTTCTTATAGGCTTTTAGTGCTTCGGTGACCATTACCGGCCCCAGGTCGCTTCCGCCAATGCCAATGTTTACTACGTCAGTTATCGGCTTGCCGGTGTAACCTTTCCACTCACCTGAAATAATAGCTTCGCTAAAAGTTTTCATTTGGTCAAGCACACGGTTCACATCAGGCATTACGTCCTTACCGTCAACAAGTACGGGGGTATTGCTCCGGTTGCGCAGGGCCACATGCAGTACAGGCCGACCTTCGGTAACGTTTATTTTCTGACCAGAAAACATGGCATCTATTGCATCTTTTACACCA is part of the Mucilaginibacter terrenus genome and encodes:
- the asnS gene encoding asparagine--tRNA ligase, which translates into the protein MSQRTKIKALLQSQETGIDVTVKGWVRAFRSNRFIALNDGSTNSNLQVVVDFEKEDPAVLKRITVGAAVAITGKLVPSLGQGQSVEVTAETIEILGDSDPEKYPLQPKKHSLEFLREIAHLRFRTSTFGAIFRVRNTLAFAVHQFFQEKGFVYLHTPVITASDAEGAGETFHVTNFDLGKVPLKSEKFEAAKELYFNKLITFVKEHNLLNEYKEIDSILKALNPEMLGLEVSKIDFKGLIVADEHTLDILADNFELVRLSPLIKKFYLSVKRNGFWGVPNAKDGVYLPNWLLESVNKNISKYKLTREYTLSDYPHLGFCFYNIRFVRKELRVSKSSHVDYTQDFFGRATNLTVSGQLEGELGAMALSDIYTFGPTFRAENSNTTRHLAEFWMIEPEMAFYDLHDNMDLAEGLLKYVIKVALEKNSEDLEFLNQRLADEEKQKPQNERSELSLLDKLQFCLDNDFERLTYTEAIEILRESTPNKKKKFQYRVEGWGTDLQSEHERYLVEKHFKKPVILTDYPKEIKAFYMRQNEPDAQGRETVRAMDILFPGIGEIVGGSQREERLDRLEKRMDEMGIPKEELWWYLDTRRFGACPHAGFGLGFERLVLFVTGMGNIRDVIPFPRFPKNAEF
- a CDS encoding DMT family transporter, which encodes MNPKLSLVIGILCISFSPIFVKLAGVSPVGLAFYRVFFAWICLVPYCIIKNKLKIERKQLIIAVLAGIVFASDIAVWNISLLKISATVSTLLANLAPVWVGLLSFLILRKRSGLMFWMGTFVAIAGMVVLVGYNHILHLEFNIGIVLALLASFFYATYIMITKNIMGGIDVFTFMFYSMLSSGITLLIISAFLGNDLVHFSLKVWLCFVGMGIICQLIGWLTINYSLRYLESTKVAIALLSQTVFTGLLAGGLLNEHLSANEIIGSIIVLIGIGITFIKQRTLSA
- the dnaG gene encoding DNA primase, yielding MITKPTIDRIMEATDIVEVIGEFVQLKKRGANYVGLSPFANERTPSFTVSPAKGIFKDFSSGKGGSAVTFLMELEKFTYPEALKWLAKKYGIEVEETVENKEDREEDNRRESLMIVSGYAAKFFHESLLDTEEGQNIGLSYFKERGFTNETIRKFELGYSPDQWEAFSAQAVKEGYQEEFLVESGLSVKRDNGSLYDRYRGRVMFPIHSFTGRVIAFGGRTLKTDKNVPKYVNSPESEIYHKSNILYGLYFAKKAIREQDNCYLVEGYADVLSVHQAGIENVVASSGTSLTVEQVKLISRFTKNITILYDGDAAGIKASLRGLDLILEEGLNVKVVLFPDGHDPDSYVRKMGTAAFKKHIDEKKKDFILFKTDILLKEAGNDPIKKADIIRDVVESIAKIPDSIKASVFIKECSHIMQIDERALLSELNKMRLAKAKKGEQQQQPRPVPDEPQFFDEPQEKKIKESDTQEKEIVRLLLLYGNRMIDWDGIANTYIGPFMIAELSDVEFDQPACKQFVDIYREELEKGVLPEEQQFIHYPDKEIVDLVVTSIATKYMLSENWYEMHKILVTDETANMKATILGAIFHLKKHKVAKILENLRGELQKATSDADQDILLNQYMHMKKVEKHISDYLGSVILK
- a CDS encoding YraN family protein; this translates as MATHNDLGRRGEALAKAHLEASGYEIMDENWTFGKAEVDLIAYKDRNIIFVEVKARSGTGFGQPEDFVDARKQRLLVEAADEYIYLMNHQGEVRFDIISVLFDRNNNYKLKHIEDAFWPSAI
- a CDS encoding glutaminyl-peptide cyclotransferase, with product MNKRLLYLLAIALFAAGCNGCKSNKSEEGQDITITPEAGTTYKAGDAVNISVKYPAEVKPDSVVYLMDDKRIGSVKDSSAVQLKTDTLVLGARVITAKVYQSGKSQDVTTNIVLLAAKAPEELAFTVEKVFPHDTSSYTEGLLYQDGVLYESDGGRVAEGSGQSSLRKVDLATGKVLKKVDIDPTIFAEGIAIVGDKIIQLTYTERKGFVYNKNTFALENTFTNNVGIEGWGLCFDGQKLYMDDKTNRIFFLDKDDYHQTGFIDVYDDKGPINQVNELEYIDGKLYANVYETDEIIVIDPKTGAVLQRAGMVSLYPNRNPGADYFNGIAYDKATGRIFVTGKKWDKLFQVKFTKR
- a CDS encoding CPBP family intramembrane glutamic endopeptidase; this encodes MKSAINKYPVAAFVVLTFAISYLVGLPLKLYVLNKALEGSEIGLNYLSKIFVVFAPALAAVIVTSADNENGELRALLKKVLPDTEHIIWWLALLSGGFVVTMISFIIAGSSFPSIIVLITASSPLLLVLHLLGAVLLIGIGEELGWRGWLLPRLIKDSTPAKATLIVFAIWAIWHLPVLLSGYRVVIPFLMACLALSIILTRFWHHVNGNVFVLAVAHAAVNFPEAFFEGRLGTGQEHDILNAWTAASAIYLLMAIAVIIYDPKWWINPYKPAPKEIEIPMEDRPGLDL
- a CDS encoding GIY-YIG nuclease family protein, whose protein sequence is MVFQRGGHVYILANKYNSVLYIGVTSELISRVWQHKNKSNPGSFTSKYNCNKLVYYAGFNHIEEAIAEEKRLKGSNREYKRRLISEFNSEWKDLYQGLIDE
- the pgi gene encoding glucose-6-phosphate isomerase, with the protein product MLPNVDFTTTQSYKYLADHYVDIAPKHLKDLFDADAERFKKFSLQFDEILLDYSKNRIDEETLALLIQLARECGVKDAIDAMFSGQKINVTEGRPVLHVALRNRSNTPVLVDGKDVMPDVNRVLDQMKTFSEAIISGEWKGYTGKPITDVVNIGIGGSDLGPVMVTEALKAYKNHLKMHFVSNVDGTHIVETLKSVNPETTLFLIASKTFTTQETMGNAHSARDWFIAAGAKDEDVAKHFAALSTNAEGVAKFGIDTKNMFEFWDWVGGRYSLWSAIGLSIALSIGFENFTELLAGAHAMDNHFKSTEFEENLPAILALVGIWYNNFFDSETEAILPYDQYMHRFAAYFQQGDMESNGKYVSRAGNPVDYSTGPIIWGEPGTNGQHAFYQLIHQGTKLIPCDFIAPAQSHNPLGEHHNMLLSNFFAQTEALMNGKTEEVVIDELKKAGKSDEEIAKIAPFKVFEGNRPTNSILVKKITPRTLGSLIAMYEHKIFVQGIIWNIYSFDQWGVELGKQLAGKILPELKGSEEISSHDSSTNGLINQYKAWR